In Halogranum gelatinilyticum, the DNA window GTGGAGCCCGAGTCGGGCACCGGTCCCCTCGTCGTAGTACCGACGCATGAACTTCGTGACGCCGATTCCGATACCCGTGAGGTCGCCGGGGTCCGAGACGTGTTGGACGTTCGAGGTGGGTCGGCGACGGCCGAAGCCGCGGCTGTCGCCGACGCAGTCGACGATAGCGAGACGGTCGTCGTCGACGGTTCCGGCGACCCGTTCGAAGTCCCGAACCGTCCGCGTCGCGTCTTTCCGGGTCGTGACGACGATCGTTCCGCGTTCGTTCGGCGAGTCCTGCGCGAGCAGCGCGTGCATGAGGCGACGTTTCCCGGTCATCACCGGGCCGGTGACGAGCACGTTCGTCCCAGGGTCCAGTTCGTCGAACGGGAGTGTCTCAGCACCACCGTCGACCCTCCGAGGCTGCATGAGTCGATTGTATGGTCCTCCCCTATTTCAACCCCCGCCACACGGTAGCGGAGACAGGGAAAGGATCGACGGAACGGACGGGCGGAGACGCCGTCGTTCCCGGGAGAGAGAACAGTCGACTGAACGAGACAAACAGCTGTCATGGGCCGTGCTTCGCCCGATATCTTCAGATTCGAACACCCGACAGGCGTTGAATTTTTAGCCAGGCAGAACGACCGGAAAACGAGAACAACTGACATGGCAGAGAGAGTGGGGAGCCAACGTGGACAGACGGACACGAGTATCAGGGTGCTTCTCGTCGACGACGACAACGAGTGGGTAACCCTCGTGGCGCGGCTCCTCGAAGGGGTCGACGACGCGTTCAGCGTGACGACGGCGAACAGCGTCGTCGACGCACGAGCGCTGTTCGCCCCCGAGTCGTTCGACTGCGTCGTCTGCGACTACCGGATGCCCGGCGGCGACGGGCTGTCCTTCCTGTCGACCGTCCGCGAGACCGACCCCGACCTGCCGTTCATCCTCGCGACCGCGACCGGCAGCGAGAGCGTCGCGAGCGAGGCGACCGCCGCGGGGGCGACGGGCTACTTCGTGAAGGACCCGCGGACCGACCAGGGCGACGAGTTGGCGACGCGAATCACCCAGGCGGTCGAGCGCGTCGACGCACGGCAGGCGGCCGACGAGGGCGACCACCGGTTCGAACGGCTGTTCGAGCGGGTCCCCGACCCCGTCGTCGTCGCCCACGGGCCTGATCTCGTCGTCCGGACGGTCAATCCTGCCTTCGAGGCCGTCTTCGGCCACGACGCCGACCAGATCGTCGGCGAACCGCTCGGTGACTATCTCAAGCCCGCCGGTGACGACGACGAGCTGTTCGGAGTGCCCGAGGACGTCGACCTGGACGGGACGCGCGACGCGGAGGTGACGCGGTGGACCGTCGACGGCCCCCGCGAGTACCACCTACGACTCTTCGTCGACGAGACGGCGGACGGCACGAGAGAGGTCTACGGCCACTACACCGACATCACCGCGAGCAAGGAGCGCGAGCGGCTGCTCGAAGCCGAACGCGACGCCACACAGGAGGTCAGAGACATCCTCGTCAACGCCTCCTCGCGGACCGAAGTCGAGACGGCCTTCGTCGAGCGGCTCGTCGAGTCCGACGGCTACCGGTTCGTGTGGGTCGGCCGCCAGTCGCCCGACGACAGTGTCGCGGTCGGCGCGGCCGCCGGTGACGACGACGACTATCTGGACGGCCGCCGCGAAACGGGCGAGACCGTCGACGGACCGAGCGACACCGTCTTCCGGACGAACGAACCCCAGTTCGTCGCCGTGCCGGGGGTCGACGATGGCTCCGACGGCTCCGACGGCTCCGACGAATCTGACGAGTCCGACGGCTCCGACGAGCGACAGGCGGGAGACGACGACGCGGCGTGGCTGGCCGAGGCGGCCGCCCGCGGCTTCACCGGCGTCGCAGCCCTGCCGGTCACCCACGGGACGATCCCATACGGGGTCCTCGTCGTCTACACCGACGACCCGGAGGGCTTCGACGAGACGGACCGGCGGCTCCTGACGGAGACGGCGGCGTCGCTCGGCAGCGCGGTCGACGTCATCGGTCGGCGCGCCTCGCTCTCGGCCAACCGTGTCGTCCAGGTCGTCCTCGCGAGTAACGACGCGACGACACCCTTGGCACAGCTGTCGGTCGCGAGCGGCTGTCGCATCGACGTCTCGGCGGTGGTTCCGGAGGCGGACGACCGGGTCGTCTACTTCGTCGAGTTGGACGGGACGGACGCCGCGACGTTCGTCGAGCACGCCGAGGCGAACGACCGCGTCACGGAGTGGGCCGTCCTCGACGACGACGAGCGGACGCCCCGGCTCCGGCTGTCGGTCGAGGAGCCGTCGCTGGCGACGGTGCTGACGGAGTGCGGCGTCGTCGTCCGCTCCCAGCAGGTCGACCGCGGCTCGGTGCAGTTGGTCGTCGAGTTCCCACAGGTCGTCGACGCCAACGCCGTCACCGAGGAACTCCGGGCGTCGATGCCGGACCTGACCGTCCGGCGACACCACGAGGTCGACCGGCTGCGGGAGTGGCAGCTCCAGCCGACGCTGCCGGCGAACCTGACCGAACGGCAGCTGCAGGCACTGCGGACGGCGTACTACGGCGGCTACTTCGAGCGGCCGCGGCTCCAGTCGGCCGCCGAGGTGGCCGAGTCGCTGGGGATCTCGCGGTCGACGTTCCTCCAGCATCTCCGGGTCGCCGAGTCGAAGGTGTTCGGCGAACTGTTCGAGTGAGCGGCGAGCCGCGAACGGCCATCCACGATTCCGACTGTTTTCGCGCCACCGAGGCTGACACTACCCACATATGTGAATAGAACCCGTGGCACTGACCGCGAAAGGCGGCATGTTCGGCACAGGAAGAAAGCGTTAACCACCGGGCATGGCTCACACGAATCATGAAGGTACTCGTCACGGACCCCATCGCAGACGCCGGGCTCGAACGGCTGCGTGATGCGGGCTACGAGGTAGAGACAGCCTACGACGTCGAGGGCGACGCCCTGTTGGACGCCGTCGCCGACGCGAACGCACTCGTCGTCCGCTCCGGGACGGAAGTGACGGAGGAGGTCTTCGAGGCCGCGCCGAACCTCGTCATCGTCGGCCGCGCCGGTATCGGCGTCGACAACATCGACATCGACGCCGCCACCGACCACGGCGTCATCGTCGCCAACGCCCCCGAGGGCAACGTCCGTGCAGCGGCAGAGCACACGGTCGCCATGGCCTTCGCCGCCGCCCGCTCCATCCCGCAGGCACACGCCCGCCTGAAGAACGGCGAATGGGCGAAGTCCGACTATCTGGGGACCGAGGTCAACGGCAAGACCCTCGGCGTCGTCGGCCTCGGCCGCGTCGGCCAGGAGGTCGCCAAGAAGCTCGGCAACCTCGGCATGGACCTCGTCGCGTTCGACCCCTACATCAGCGAGGAGCGCGCCGACCAGCTCGGCGCGGAACTCGTCGAGTTCGAGACTTGTCTCGAACGCGCGGACTTCCTCACCGTCCACACGCCGCTGACGCCCGAGACCGAGGGCATGATCTCGACCGACGAGCTGGAGACGATGGGTAGCGGCTACCTCGTCAACTGTGCCCGCGGCGGCGTCGTCGACGAGCCCGCCCTCGCACAGGCCGTCGACGACGGCGTCCTCGACGGCGCCGCAGTCGACGTCTTCGCCGACGAGCCGGTCGACGACGACAACCCGCTTCTCGCCGTCGACGACGTCGTCGTCACGCCCCACCTCGGTGCGTCGACCTCGGCGGCCCAGGAGAACGTCGCGACGAGCATCGCCGACCAGATCTCGGCCGCGTTCAAGGAAGAGCCCGTCATGAACGCACTCAACGCGCCCTCGGTCGACGAGAGCGCGTTCCCGCGTATCCGCCCCTACATCGGTCTCGCCGAGACCGCCGGCAAGGTCGCCGCGCAGGTCTTCGACGGCCGCATCTCGGAGGTCCAGGTCCGCTACGAGGGCGACATCGCTGCTGAAGATATTGAACTCGTCACCGCAAGCGCGCTGAAGGGTGTCTTCGAGCCGCTGGAGTGGCAGGTCAACTCGGTCAACGCCCCGCGCATCGCCGAGGAGCGCGGCATCGAGGTGACGGAGACGAAGACCCGCCAGACCGACGACTTCCAGAGTCTCATCACGGTCACCGTCGGCAACGACGAGGACTCGCTGGGCGTCTGCGGGACGCTCTTCGCCGGTGACGACCCGCGTATCGTCCGCATCGACGGCTACCGCGTCGACGCCATCCCGCACGGCCACATGCTCGTCGCCCGCAACTACGACAAGCCGGGCGTCATCGGCCTCATCGGGACCGTCCTCGGCGACCACGACATCAACATCGCCGGGATGTTCAACGCGCGCCGCTCGACCAACGAGACCAACGGCGAGGCACTGACCGTCTACAACCTCGACTCGGCCGTCTCCGACGAGGTCGTCGCGGAGCTGCTCGCCGACGAGCGTATCGCCGACGTCAAGCGCATCACGCTCAACGGCGACGAGTAACCGCAAAACAGCCACAGCCGCAGAGGGAGTTTTTTTTTTACCGAGATAGCAGACCGCGGAGCCGTCCGAGGAGCGACGCGACCGGGCCGGACGGGGTGTCTTGGCGTCGGCGGGGTGTAGACTGGTCCTCGACGTCGGCGACGACGCCCTCGTAGCGGTCGATGACGGCCTGTCGGTCCTCGCGTTCGGTGTCGAGCCGGGTTCGGAGCCGCTCGTTCTGTCGACGGAGTGCCTCGTTCTCGGCACGGAGTCCGTCGGCGTTCACGCCGCCCCCAGCAGTGGGGGGATGAGCCGTCCGGTCTACGTCGCTGGGTGGTCTGTCACGCTTCTCTCGTGGATAGGTGCGCCCCTCCGTGTCGTCGCGGCGCACGGTCCCCGTCGGCAGTCGACTGGAGAGCATATGTGCTACGATGTACCACAGCAGCAAAAGGATGTGTCAGACGAGCAACTGACGCCCGTCTGCCGGCGCGCGTCACGAGTCAAGCGAGTGTCGTGTGCGGCCGTCTACCGGCCGAGCAGGCCCTTCAGCTTCCCGAAGGCACCACTGCCGGATTTGCCTTCGAGATGCGCGAGCACTTTGTCGGTGTCGTTGGGCACCGGCTCGGGCTTGTTGCCGGCCTCGAACGCCGCGTCGGGGTCCTTCAGCAGGTGGCCGGTCGTGAGACAGACGACGTCCTCGTCCTCGCTCACGACACCCTTGTTGACGAGTTTCTGGAGACCCGCGACGGAGGCGGCGGAGGCGGGTTCGACGCCGATGCCCTCCTTCGCCAGCGCGCGCTGGGCGGAGGTGATGGCCTTGTCGGAGACGGCGACGGCCGTCCCGCCTGTCTCGCGAATTCCGGGCAGCGCCTTCGGCGCGTTGACCGGGTTGCCGATGCGGATGGCGGTCGCCTTCGTCTCGACCTCCTCCCAGCGGCGGACCTCGTCGGCGTCGTTCTCGATGGCCTCGACCATCGGGGCCGCGCCTTCGGCCTGCACGCCGGTCAGCTTCGGCACGTCGCGGGGGTGGAGCGCGCCGGACTGGACGAGTTCGCGGAAGGCCTTGTAGAGCGCGGAGGTGTTGCCCGCGTTGCCGACGGGCAGGACGATGCGGTCAGGGTAGCGGCCGTGGTCCGC includes these proteins:
- a CDS encoding DUF7504 family protein; translation: MQPRRVDGGAETLPFDELDPGTNVLVTGPVMTGKRRLMHALLAQDSPNERGTIVVTTRKDATRTVRDFERVAGTVDDDRLAIVDCVGDSRGFGRRRPTSNVQHVSDPGDLTGIGIGVTKFMRRYYDEGTGARLGLHSLSTMLMYSDLRRVFQFLHVMTGRISSSGFVGVFTLDDTVPDNADVSILRQPFDALVEVRETPEGQREVRTRGADIGPRHWTPVDY
- a CDS encoding cell division protein ZapB — encoded protein: MLSSRLPTGTVRRDDTEGRTYPREKRDRPPSDVDRTAHPPTAGGGVNADGLRAENEALRRQNERLRTRLDTEREDRQAVIDRYEGVVADVEDQSTPRRRQDTPSGPVASLLGRLRGLLSR
- a CDS encoding bacterio-opsin activator domain-containing protein, which encodes MAERVGSQRGQTDTSIRVLLVDDDNEWVTLVARLLEGVDDAFSVTTANSVVDARALFAPESFDCVVCDYRMPGGDGLSFLSTVRETDPDLPFILATATGSESVASEATAAGATGYFVKDPRTDQGDELATRITQAVERVDARQAADEGDHRFERLFERVPDPVVVAHGPDLVVRTVNPAFEAVFGHDADQIVGEPLGDYLKPAGDDDELFGVPEDVDLDGTRDAEVTRWTVDGPREYHLRLFVDETADGTREVYGHYTDITASKERERLLEAERDATQEVRDILVNASSRTEVETAFVERLVESDGYRFVWVGRQSPDDSVAVGAAAGDDDDYLDGRRETGETVDGPSDTVFRTNEPQFVAVPGVDDGSDGSDGSDESDESDGSDERQAGDDDAAWLAEAAARGFTGVAALPVTHGTIPYGVLVVYTDDPEGFDETDRRLLTETAASLGSAVDVIGRRASLSANRVVQVVLASNDATTPLAQLSVASGCRIDVSAVVPEADDRVVYFVELDGTDAATFVEHAEANDRVTEWAVLDDDERTPRLRLSVEEPSLATVLTECGVVVRSQQVDRGSVQLVVEFPQVVDANAVTEELRASMPDLTVRRHHEVDRLREWQLQPTLPANLTERQLQALRTAYYGGYFERPRLQSAAEVAESLGISRSTFLQHLRVAESKVFGELFE
- the serA gene encoding phosphoglycerate dehydrogenase, with product MKVLVTDPIADAGLERLRDAGYEVETAYDVEGDALLDAVADANALVVRSGTEVTEEVFEAAPNLVIVGRAGIGVDNIDIDAATDHGVIVANAPEGNVRAAAEHTVAMAFAAARSIPQAHARLKNGEWAKSDYLGTEVNGKTLGVVGLGRVGQEVAKKLGNLGMDLVAFDPYISEERADQLGAELVEFETCLERADFLTVHTPLTPETEGMISTDELETMGSGYLVNCARGGVVDEPALAQAVDDGVLDGAAVDVFADEPVDDDNPLLAVDDVVVTPHLGASTSAAQENVATSIADQISAAFKEEPVMNALNAPSVDESAFPRIRPYIGLAETAGKVAAQVFDGRISEVQVRYEGDIAAEDIELVTASALKGVFEPLEWQVNSVNAPRIAEERGIEVTETKTRQTDDFQSLITVTVGNDEDSLGVCGTLFAGDDPRIVRIDGYRVDAIPHGHMLVARNYDKPGVIGLIGTVLGDHDINIAGMFNARRSTNETNGEALTVYNLDSAVSDEVVAELLADERIADVKRITLNGDE